Proteins from a genomic interval of Microbacterium abyssi:
- a CDS encoding polyprenyl synthetase family protein: MTSSPAAPGSRLASRLGFSDRVFIGPAARRVARQIEDGLDLVEGGLAEELHVADSIADASARYLYEAGGKRIRPVLTLLTAQLGEGNIPAVIDIAKALEMTHLGSLYHDDVMDGADRRRGVPAAHAVWGNSVAILTGDILFSRASQLMARYGDRAIRLQADTFERLVMGQLHETVGAQDGDDPIAFYIQVLADKTGSLIAAATQGGAIFSNAPAEYEEPLRVYGEKVGVAFQLLDDVIDLSADPAETGKVPGTDLRAGVPTMPYLLLKAERDAASAELAARIDDGVTRIAEGADPVILDQPLAELRDHAVTQKTLDLARTWTSDAIAALAPLPKGTVREALMRFAESLADRSS, translated from the coding sequence GTGACTTCGAGCCCCGCTGCCCCGGGTTCGCGCCTCGCGAGCCGTCTCGGCTTCAGCGACCGCGTGTTCATCGGGCCCGCCGCCCGGCGCGTCGCCCGGCAGATCGAGGACGGGCTCGACCTCGTCGAGGGTGGCCTCGCCGAAGAGCTGCACGTCGCAGACTCGATCGCCGACGCTTCAGCCCGTTATCTCTACGAGGCCGGTGGCAAGCGCATCCGGCCCGTGCTCACGCTGCTGACCGCGCAGCTCGGCGAGGGGAACATCCCCGCGGTCATCGACATCGCCAAGGCACTCGAGATGACCCACCTCGGCTCGCTGTACCACGACGACGTGATGGACGGGGCCGACCGCCGGCGAGGCGTGCCCGCCGCACACGCGGTGTGGGGCAACAGCGTCGCCATCCTCACCGGCGACATCCTCTTCTCCCGCGCCAGCCAGCTCATGGCCCGTTACGGCGACCGGGCGATCCGGCTGCAGGCCGACACCTTCGAGCGGCTCGTCATGGGGCAGCTGCACGAGACGGTCGGCGCGCAGGACGGCGACGACCCGATCGCGTTCTACATCCAGGTGCTGGCCGACAAGACAGGATCCCTCATCGCCGCGGCGACGCAGGGCGGCGCGATCTTCTCGAACGCTCCGGCGGAGTACGAGGAACCGCTGCGCGTCTACGGCGAGAAGGTCGGCGTGGCCTTCCAGCTGCTCGACGACGTGATCGACCTCTCCGCCGACCCCGCCGAGACCGGCAAGGTTCCCGGCACCGATCTCCGCGCTGGCGTGCCGACGATGCCGTACCTGCTGCTCAAGGCCGAGCGGGATGCCGCCTCCGCCGAGCTCGCCGCTCGCATCGACGACGGTGTGACGCGCATCGCCGAGGGGGCCGACCCCGTCATCCTCGATCAGCCGCTGGCCGAGCTGCGCGACCATGCCGTCACACAGAAGACGCTCGACCTCGCGCGCACCTGGACCAGCGACGCCATCGCGGCGCTCGCGCCACTGCCCAAGGGCACGGTGCGAGAGGCGCTGATGCGCTTCGCCGAATCTCTCGCAGACCGCAGCAGCTGA
- a CDS encoding FAD-dependent oxidoreductase: MTKLRLAIVGAGPAGIYAADILLKTERSFDVSIDLFEQLPAPYGLVRYGVAPDHPRIKGVINALRDVLDRGDIRIFGNVRFGEDITLADLKKHYNAVIFATGAIRDTDLDIPGIDAEGSYGAADFVSWFDGHPDVPREWTLDAESVAVLGNGNVALDVARILAKHAEDLLPTEIPDNVHAGLEASKVTDVHVFGRRGPAQVKFTPLELRELGELRDVDMVVYDEDFDYDEASKDAVASNKQVKVIDRVLQQWRTRPSANNAGGEASRRLHLHFWAKPVEIKKDADGRVAAIVYERTQPDGSGGMKGTGELREIAIGQMYRAVGYFGSPLKDVPFDKKHGVIPNHEGQVLAKDSNQRVPGIYATGWIKRGPVGLIGHTKSDAMETVQHLVNDQGSWWQPEHPEESAIPALLESRGIQWTDLEGWHRLDQHEVALGEPHERARVKVVPRDEMVRISRGE, encoded by the coding sequence ATGACCAAGCTCAGGCTGGCCATCGTCGGGGCAGGCCCGGCAGGCATCTACGCCGCAGACATCCTGCTCAAGACCGAGCGTTCGTTCGACGTGTCGATCGACCTGTTCGAGCAGCTGCCCGCGCCCTACGGGCTGGTCCGCTACGGCGTCGCCCCCGACCATCCGCGCATCAAGGGCGTCATCAACGCGCTGCGCGACGTGCTCGACCGCGGCGACATCCGCATCTTCGGCAACGTGCGCTTCGGTGAGGACATCACGCTCGCCGACCTCAAGAAGCACTACAACGCGGTGATCTTCGCCACCGGCGCCATCCGTGACACCGACCTCGACATCCCGGGGATCGACGCGGAAGGCTCCTACGGAGCCGCGGACTTCGTGAGCTGGTTCGACGGCCACCCCGATGTGCCGCGCGAGTGGACGCTGGATGCCGAATCGGTCGCCGTGCTAGGAAACGGCAACGTCGCCCTCGACGTTGCCCGCATCCTCGCGAAGCACGCCGAGGACCTGCTGCCGACCGAGATCCCCGACAACGTCCACGCCGGCCTCGAGGCCTCCAAGGTCACCGACGTGCACGTGTTCGGGCGCCGTGGCCCCGCGCAGGTGAAGTTCACCCCGCTCGAGCTGCGCGAGCTCGGCGAGCTGCGCGACGTCGACATGGTCGTCTACGACGAGGACTTCGACTACGACGAGGCGTCGAAGGATGCCGTCGCCAGCAACAAGCAGGTCAAGGTCATCGACCGCGTGCTGCAGCAGTGGCGCACGCGTCCGTCGGCGAACAACGCCGGGGGAGAGGCGAGCCGCCGTCTGCACCTGCACTTCTGGGCGAAGCCGGTAGAGATCAAGAAGGATGCCGACGGCAGGGTCGCCGCGATCGTCTACGAGCGCACGCAGCCCGACGGTTCTGGCGGAATGAAGGGCACGGGCGAGCTGCGCGAGATTGCGATCGGCCAGATGTACCGGGCGGTCGGATACTTCGGCTCCCCGCTGAAGGACGTGCCGTTCGACAAGAAGCACGGCGTGATCCCGAACCACGAGGGCCAGGTGCTCGCGAAGGACTCCAACCAGCGGGTGCCCGGTATCTACGCCACGGGCTGGATCAAGCGCGGACCGGTCGGCCTCATCGGCCACACCAAGTCCGATGCCATGGAGACCGTGCAGCACCTCGTCAATGACCAGGGCTCCTGGTGGCAGCCGGAGCATCCGGAGGAATCGGCGATCCCCGCGCTGCTCGAGTCGCGCGGCATCCAGTGGACCGACCTCGAGGGGTGGCACCGGCTCGACCAGCACGAGGTCGCCCTGGGCGAGCCGCACGAGCGCGCACGCGTCAAGGTCGTCCCGCGCGACGAGATGGTGCGCATCTCCCGCGGCGAGTGA
- a CDS encoding alpha/beta hydrolase produces MTSWVPDVLGDEFEQQTLPLGEDLEGEIVATLVRALPEAPPPAPTAWGRVVRRVQGKPLVDPPPLLDGVDVLYVHGWSDYFFQKRLARFWTSRGARFFALDLRKYGRSLREGQTPGYIADLATYDEDIGAALAVIGADAAGGRRLVLMGHSTGGLVLSLWASRHPDAADAVILNSPWLEFQLAPLRAAIAPMVELQARLRPLDAAPQIDLGFYARAQAAVADPDDLMETNALWRPVPAMPVHAGWLRAILHGHRTVAEGLSIQVPVCVLLSAKSALPTRWSDDLTSADTVLVVEDIAQRALKLGSSVTVERIDGALHDVFLSRKQARDDAYARLDRWVTGWVAATGS; encoded by the coding sequence ATGACCTCGTGGGTGCCCGACGTCCTCGGAGACGAGTTCGAGCAGCAGACGCTGCCGCTCGGTGAGGACCTCGAGGGCGAGATCGTCGCGACCCTCGTGCGTGCACTGCCCGAAGCGCCACCGCCCGCGCCGACCGCGTGGGGACGCGTCGTGCGGCGGGTGCAGGGGAAGCCGCTCGTCGATCCGCCACCGCTGCTCGACGGGGTCGATGTGCTCTACGTGCACGGGTGGTCGGACTACTTCTTCCAGAAGCGACTGGCGCGGTTCTGGACCTCGCGCGGGGCGCGCTTCTTCGCGCTCGACCTGCGCAAGTACGGCCGGAGCCTGCGCGAGGGGCAGACCCCCGGATACATCGCCGACCTCGCGACGTACGACGAGGACATCGGCGCGGCGCTCGCGGTGATCGGGGCGGATGCCGCGGGTGGGCGGCGCCTGGTTCTCATGGGGCATTCGACCGGCGGGCTGGTGCTGAGCCTGTGGGCGTCCCGGCATCCGGATGCCGCGGACGCCGTCATCCTGAACTCGCCGTGGCTGGAGTTCCAGCTCGCGCCGCTGCGCGCCGCGATCGCCCCGATGGTGGAGCTGCAGGCGCGGTTGCGACCGCTGGATGCCGCCCCGCAGATCGATCTCGGCTTCTACGCCCGCGCGCAGGCTGCTGTCGCCGATCCCGACGACCTGATGGAGACGAACGCGCTGTGGCGTCCTGTGCCGGCGATGCCGGTGCACGCGGGTTGGCTGCGGGCGATCCTGCACGGACACCGCACCGTGGCCGAAGGGCTGTCGATCCAGGTGCCGGTATGCGTGCTGCTGTCGGCGAAGTCCGCTCTGCCCACGCGCTGGTCGGACGATCTCACGTCAGCCGACACTGTGCTCGTCGTCGAGGACATCGCCCAGCGCGCGCTCAAACTCGGGTCGTCCGTCACCGTGGAGCGGATCGACGGCGCCCTGCACGACGTCTTCCTTTCACGGAAACAGGCTCGCGACGATGCCTACGCGCGGCTCGACCGCTGGGTCACCGGGTGGGTGGCGGCTACCGGTAGTTGA
- a CDS encoding YajQ family cyclic di-GMP-binding protein, translating into MADSSFDIVSKVDHQEAENALNQARKEVEQRYDFKGTGASIEWSGESVLIKAGTEERAKAVLDVFQSKLIKRGISLKSLESGDPFASGKEFRIVSTLKDGISSENAKKIGKIIRDEGPKGVKSQIQGDELRVQSKSRDDLQSVIALLKGSDLDIDLQFINYR; encoded by the coding sequence ATGGCAGACTCATCGTTCGACATCGTCAGCAAGGTCGACCACCAAGAGGCGGAGAACGCCCTCAATCAGGCCCGCAAAGAGGTCGAGCAGCGCTACGACTTCAAGGGCACCGGCGCTTCGATCGAGTGGAGCGGCGAGTCCGTTCTCATCAAGGCGGGCACCGAGGAGCGGGCCAAGGCCGTCCTCGACGTGTTCCAGTCCAAGCTCATCAAGCGCGGCATCTCGCTCAAGAGCCTCGAGTCGGGCGATCCCTTCGCCAGCGGCAAGGAGTTCCGTATCGTCTCGACGCTGAAGGACGGCATCTCCTCGGAGAACGCGAAGAAGATCGGCAAGATCATCCGTGACGAGGGCCCCAAGGGCGTGAAGAGCCAGATCCAGGGCGACGAGCTGCGCGTGCAGTCCAAGAGCCGCGACGACCTGCAGTCCGTGATCGCTCTGCTCAAGGGCTCCGACCTCGACATCGATTTGCAGTTCATCAACTACCGGTAG
- a CDS encoding sugar ABC transporter substrate-binding protein, with translation MKVNKRGIVAFGAIAAVSTLTLAGCAAGGADNSEGGDQATDSSLVVWVDAERVDAVQGAADAYEEKTGVAVEIVGKDVDTIKDDYIQQVPTGKGPDITMGAHDWLGELSTNGVVAPLELGDSASDYLDVALQASTYDGTVYMLPYAVENIAVLRNADVVPEPASSFDDMIAKGKAAGLDQPFVVEQGAEGNPYHLYPFQTAFGAPVFGTDASGSYDPADLQLGSEGGTKFADWLGAQGAAGVLNTDIDGEIAKQQFIDGDAAFWLTGPWNVGAAVDAGINVEIDPVPSPTDQVASPFAGVKGFFVSSESDNKVAANDFLVNYLGTEDVQLALFEAGNILPALTAAADTAASDPVIAGFQAVGADAVPMPAIPAMGAVWQFWGIAEAAIINGADPAATWQKLADDVAAAIK, from the coding sequence ATGAAGGTGAACAAGAGGGGCATCGTCGCGTTCGGCGCCATCGCCGCCGTTTCCACGCTCACGCTCGCAGGCTGCGCCGCCGGTGGGGCCGACAACAGTGAGGGTGGCGACCAGGCCACCGATTCTTCGCTCGTCGTCTGGGTGGACGCAGAGCGAGTCGACGCCGTTCAGGGCGCGGCTGACGCCTACGAGGAGAAGACCGGCGTCGCAGTCGAGATCGTCGGCAAGGACGTCGACACGATCAAGGACGACTACATCCAGCAGGTTCCGACCGGCAAGGGCCCGGACATCACCATGGGCGCGCATGACTGGCTGGGCGAGCTGTCCACCAACGGCGTCGTCGCCCCGCTCGAGCTCGGCGACTCGGCATCCGACTACCTCGACGTCGCACTCCAGGCGTCGACATACGACGGCACCGTCTACATGCTCCCGTACGCCGTCGAGAACATCGCCGTGCTGCGCAATGCGGACGTCGTCCCCGAGCCCGCCTCGAGCTTCGATGACATGATCGCCAAGGGCAAGGCCGCCGGCCTCGACCAGCCGTTCGTCGTCGAGCAGGGTGCCGAGGGCAACCCCTACCACCTGTATCCGTTCCAGACCGCGTTCGGAGCCCCGGTGTTCGGCACCGACGCGTCCGGCAGCTACGACCCGGCCGACCTGCAGCTCGGCAGCGAGGGCGGCACGAAGTTCGCCGACTGGCTCGGTGCCCAGGGTGCCGCGGGCGTCCTCAACACCGACATCGACGGTGAGATCGCCAAGCAGCAGTTCATCGACGGCGACGCGGCCTTCTGGCTGACCGGTCCGTGGAACGTCGGCGCTGCCGTCGACGCCGGCATCAACGTCGAGATCGACCCGGTGCCGAGCCCGACCGACCAGGTCGCCTCGCCGTTCGCCGGAGTGAAGGGATTCTTCGTGAGCTCCGAGTCGGACAACAAGGTCGCCGCGAACGATTTCCTGGTGAACTACCTCGGCACTGAAGATGTCCAGCTCGCCCTGTTCGAGGCGGGTAACATCCTCCCGGCCCTCACCGCAGCGGCCGACACCGCAGCATCCGACCCTGTCATCGCCGGCTTCCAGGCCGTCGGCGCTGACGCAGTCCCGATGCCGGCCATCCCGGCCATGGGCGCTGTCTGGCAGTTCTGGGGCATCGCCGAGGCCGCCATCATCAACGGTGCGGATCCTGCGGCGACGTGGCAGAAGCTGGCCGACGACGTGGCCGCAGCCATCAAGTAA
- a CDS encoding ABC transporter permease subunit — translation MSDTTATEQTPPPTRRQRQAAQIAEAASGHIGWMLLKIVLLAIVDAVALYAVFVLFTHREWVVLALVVLVTAFVNYVYFSRKAIPAKYLTPGVIFLVVFQVFTLLYTGYIGFTNYGTGHNGSKDQAVAALMRSAQERVEDSPVFPVTVVEQLGTLGLVVTDPADGDVSVGTDVQPLADVDGATIEGGKAVAVDGWNTLSFAQVLARSNEIEQLSVAYSDDPNDGAIRTPDGQNGYLYVSTLEYDEAAGTMTDTDSGTVYEDIGTGAFTSADGEELLPGWQITVGFDNFVRAVTDESIRGPLISVTIWTFVFALISVASTFFLGLLLALVFNNTRMRFRNGYRILLILPYAFPAFLSALVWAGMMNESFGFINQVLFGGASIPWLTDPVLAKVSVLIVNLWLGFPYMFLVCMGALQGIPEEVNEAGVMDGANPWQIFRQIKLPLLLVTVAPLLISSFAFNFNNFNLIYMLTNGGPRFTDVSIPVGHTDILISMVYKVAFTGQTRDYGLASAFTIIIFIVVAVISIVSFRKTKALEELN, via the coding sequence ATGAGCGACACCACCGCGACGGAGCAGACCCCGCCGCCCACCAGGCGCCAGCGCCAGGCCGCGCAGATCGCCGAGGCCGCGTCAGGGCATATCGGCTGGATGCTGTTGAAGATCGTGCTTCTCGCGATCGTCGACGCGGTCGCCCTCTACGCCGTGTTCGTGCTGTTCACGCACCGCGAGTGGGTCGTGCTCGCACTGGTCGTGCTCGTCACGGCATTCGTCAACTACGTCTACTTCTCCCGCAAGGCGATCCCGGCGAAGTACCTCACGCCGGGCGTGATCTTCCTCGTCGTCTTCCAGGTGTTCACACTGCTGTACACCGGCTACATCGGCTTCACGAACTACGGCACCGGCCACAACGGTTCGAAGGACCAGGCGGTCGCAGCGCTCATGCGTTCCGCGCAGGAGCGGGTCGAGGACTCGCCCGTCTTCCCGGTGACCGTCGTGGAGCAGCTCGGCACGCTCGGTCTGGTCGTCACCGACCCCGCAGACGGCGACGTCAGCGTCGGCACGGACGTCCAGCCGCTCGCAGACGTCGACGGCGCGACGATCGAGGGCGGCAAGGCCGTCGCCGTCGACGGCTGGAACACGCTCAGCTTCGCCCAGGTACTCGCACGCTCCAACGAGATCGAGCAGCTCTCGGTCGCCTACAGCGACGACCCGAACGACGGCGCCATTCGCACCCCGGACGGCCAGAACGGCTACCTGTACGTCTCGACGCTCGAGTACGACGAGGCAGCCGGCACCATGACCGACACCGACTCCGGCACGGTCTACGAAGACATCGGCACCGGTGCCTTCACCTCGGCCGATGGCGAGGAGCTGCTGCCCGGCTGGCAGATCACGGTCGGCTTCGACAACTTCGTCCGCGCCGTCACCGACGAATCGATCCGCGGACCACTCATCTCGGTGACTATCTGGACGTTCGTGTTCGCCCTGATCTCGGTCGCATCGACGTTCTTCCTCGGCCTCCTGCTGGCACTCGTCTTCAACAACACCAGGATGCGATTCCGCAACGGCTACCGCATCCTGCTCATCCTCCCGTACGCCTTCCCGGCCTTCCTCTCGGCGCTGGTCTGGGCGGGCATGATGAACGAGAGCTTCGGCTTCATCAACCAGGTGCTGTTCGGCGGAGCATCCATCCCCTGGCTGACAGACCCGGTCCTCGCGAAGGTCTCGGTCCTCATCGTCAATCTCTGGCTCGGCTTCCCGTACATGTTCCTGGTCTGCATGGGGGCGCTGCAGGGCATCCCGGAAGAGGTCAATGAGGCCGGCGTCATGGACGGCGCGAATCCGTGGCAGATCTTCCGGCAGATCAAGCTGCCGCTGCTGCTGGTGACCGTCGCGCCGCTGCTGATCTCGTCGTTCGCGTTCAACTTCAACAACTTCAACCTGATCTACATGCTCACCAACGGCGGGCCGCGCTTCACCGACGTGTCCATCCCCGTCGGCCACACCGACATCCTGATCTCGATGGTCTACAAGGTGGCCTTCACCGGCCAGACGCGTGACTACGGCCTCGCGTCGGCGTTCACGATCATCATCTTCATCGTGGTGGCCGTGATCTCGATCGTGAGCTTCCGCAAGACCAAGGCGCTCGAGGAGCTGAACTGA
- a CDS encoding sugar ABC transporter permease: MTTTSSSPVRRRSFGAWFADTGWRHVVAVVVSIFALFPLLYVLSASLNPNGTLTGSNQLFSAIGIDSYVRILTDPKNPYAMWFLNTLVIAVVTGLATVFIGACAAYAFSRMRFAGRRVGLVTIVVVQMFPQLLAVVAIFLLMSTLGDWFPAIGLNTHTGLILVYLGGALGVNTYLMYGFFNTIPKELDEAARIDGAGHARIFFTIILRLVAPILAVVGLLSFIGTVNEYVVASVMLIDPEQQTLVVGLTKLVSNPRYADWSAFSAGAVMAAIPVMILFLFLQKYIVGGLTAGATKG; encoded by the coding sequence ATGACCACGACATCGTCCTCACCCGTCCGGCGCCGCTCGTTCGGCGCCTGGTTCGCCGACACCGGATGGCGTCACGTCGTGGCGGTGGTGGTGAGCATCTTCGCGCTGTTCCCGCTCCTGTACGTGCTCTCCGCATCGCTCAACCCGAACGGCACGCTGACCGGCTCGAACCAGCTGTTCTCGGCGATCGGCATCGACAGCTACGTGCGCATCCTCACCGACCCCAAGAACCCGTACGCGATGTGGTTCCTCAACACGCTCGTCATCGCGGTCGTCACGGGGCTCGCCACGGTGTTCATCGGCGCCTGCGCGGCATATGCCTTCTCGCGCATGCGGTTCGCCGGCCGCCGCGTCGGACTCGTCACGATCGTCGTCGTGCAGATGTTCCCCCAGCTGCTCGCCGTCGTCGCGATCTTCCTGCTCATGTCGACGCTGGGGGACTGGTTCCCCGCCATCGGCCTGAACACGCACACGGGCCTGATCCTCGTCTACCTCGGCGGTGCGCTGGGCGTGAACACCTACCTCATGTACGGGTTCTTCAACACGATCCCGAAGGAACTCGATGAGGCCGCCCGCATCGACGGGGCAGGACACGCCCGGATCTTCTTCACGATCATCCTCCGCCTGGTCGCCCCGATCCTCGCCGTGGTGGGACTGCTGAGCTTCATCGGCACGGTGAATGAGTACGTCGTCGCCAGCGTCATGCTCATCGACCCCGAGCAGCAGACCCTCGTCGTCGGCCTCACCAAGCTCGTCTCCAACCCGCGCTATGCGGACTGGTCGGCGTTCTCGGCCGGTGCCGTGATGGCCGCGATCCCCGTCATGATCCTGTTCCTCTTCCTGCAGAAGTACATCGTCGGCGGGCTCACCGCAGGAGCCACCAAGGGCTGA
- a CDS encoding ABC transporter, producing MSDPEVPQHEQKSDVDDVVDSANAGLAEAEAARGDAPGRNDRPAGDEVDPDLAAFEAAEQEHPGTFAAPEPREPAASDAPDAFGTDSYGTDANGADSTRADAYGAETPDAVTTDAAADSVFDRHASDPSIADSAYLAPATDDTETRVVPSEPIPSEYDASEPFVPAAVVAAPVSQHQPIFVQAPEPPRERGNRGTAGAIGLLATLAFAILYLGTSLGLGALAGDITGENIGEAALTPLTTWGFWVPVVVFFIGFWLLGAIINRGRWGLWVVFGIIVGLFAYAGHILGQLFEAPFWLLTARQGADLVGGELLAPLAIAAFVFGRELTIWFGAWVARSGARKTELNEEAQREYERTLEAGPTLSR from the coding sequence ATGAGTGACCCCGAGGTTCCCCAGCACGAGCAGAAGTCCGACGTCGACGACGTCGTCGACAGCGCCAACGCCGGACTCGCGGAGGCGGAGGCCGCGCGCGGCGACGCCCCTGGGCGTAACGACCGTCCGGCGGGCGACGAGGTCGACCCCGATCTCGCCGCTTTCGAAGCCGCTGAGCAGGAGCACCCCGGCACCTTCGCCGCGCCGGAGCCGCGCGAACCCGCCGCGTCCGACGCTCCTGACGCGTTCGGCACCGACAGCTACGGCACCGACGCGAACGGCGCCGACTCGACCCGCGCCGACGCGTACGGCGCTGAGACGCCGGATGCCGTCACCACGGATGCCGCGGCCGACAGCGTCTTCGACCGGCATGCCTCCGACCCGTCCATCGCAGACAGCGCCTACCTCGCGCCGGCGACCGACGACACCGAGACGCGCGTCGTGCCGTCCGAGCCCATCCCGTCCGAGTACGACGCCTCCGAGCCATTCGTGCCGGCGGCGGTCGTGGCGGCACCCGTCTCGCAGCACCAGCCGATCTTCGTGCAGGCGCCGGAGCCCCCGCGCGAGCGCGGCAACCGGGGAACCGCCGGAGCGATCGGCCTGCTCGCCACCCTCGCGTTCGCGATCCTGTACCTCGGCACGTCGCTCGGGCTGGGCGCACTCGCAGGCGACATCACCGGCGAGAACATCGGCGAGGCGGCTCTCACGCCGCTGACGACTTGGGGCTTCTGGGTTCCGGTCGTCGTCTTCTTCATCGGGTTCTGGCTGCTCGGGGCCATCATCAACCGAGGCCGCTGGGGCCTGTGGGTCGTCTTCGGCATCATCGTCGGCCTGTTCGCCTACGCCGGTCACATCCTGGGCCAGCTGTTCGAAGCGCCGTTCTGGCTGCTCACCGCGCGACAGGGTGCAGACCTCGTCGGCGGCGAACTGCTCGCCCCGCTCGCCATCGCCGCGTTCGTCTTCGGTCGCGAGCTGACCATCTGGTTCGGCGCGTGGGTCGCCCGCAGCGGTGCCCGCAAGACCGAGCTCAACGAAGAGGCGCAGCGCGAGTACGAGCGCACTCTCGAAGCCGGCCCGACGCTCTCGAGGTAA
- a CDS encoding spermidine/putrescine ABC transporter substrate-binding protein, with the protein MERSLETQVDQAVEAWLRWVPRWEPATHRGRVAPCRRCLGSPILSAVGIGSNVPHGVQHGLSTRIKTVVDHAVAEYTARNLPMLQAELDQQAARNRARSYRPSEDLAPEYEGMPLDPDPVPGAPFLFTIAGLADDESGELPPLPPLSDEAKAALRQEVALADEYANMIGREICGMLMRHRLAVQAVISQYVEPQIEALLEELTQALDSPFDPEMP; encoded by the coding sequence GTGGAGCGGTCGCTAGAGACGCAGGTCGACCAGGCTGTCGAGGCCTGGCTGCGCTGGGTGCCGCGCTGGGAGCCCGCCACTCACAGGGGACGCGTCGCGCCCTGCCGCCGCTGCCTCGGCTCGCCGATCCTCTCCGCCGTCGGGATCGGATCCAACGTGCCGCACGGCGTGCAGCACGGCCTCTCGACCCGCATCAAGACCGTCGTGGACCACGCCGTCGCCGAGTACACCGCCCGTAACCTGCCGATGCTCCAGGCGGAGCTCGATCAGCAGGCCGCCCGCAACCGCGCGCGCAGCTATCGGCCGTCCGAGGACCTCGCGCCGGAGTACGAGGGCATGCCGCTCGACCCGGATCCGGTGCCGGGGGCGCCGTTCCTGTTCACGATCGCCGGGCTCGCGGACGACGAATCCGGCGAGCTGCCTCCGCTGCCGCCCCTGTCCGACGAGGCGAAGGCGGCCCTGCGTCAGGAGGTCGCGCTCGCCGACGAGTACGCGAACATGATCGGCCGTGAGATCTGCGGGATGCTGATGAGGCACCGCCTCGCCGTGCAGGCTGTGATCTCGCAGTACGTCGAACCGCAGATCGAGGCGCTGCTCGAAGAGCTCACTCAGGCGCTGGACTCCCCATTCGATCCTGAGATGCCGTAG
- the rpsL gene encoding 30S ribosomal protein S12 — protein MPTIQQLVRKGRSPKVTKTKAPALKSNPQQAGVCTRVYTTTPKKPNSAMRKVARVKLRNGTEVTAYIPGEGHNLQEHSLVLVRGGRVKDLPGVRYKIVRGALDTQAVKNRKQARSRYGAKKG, from the coding sequence GTGCCAACCATTCAGCAGTTGGTTCGCAAGGGTCGCTCGCCCAAGGTCACCAAGACCAAGGCGCCCGCCCTGAAGTCGAACCCCCAGCAGGCCGGGGTATGCACCCGCGTCTACACCACCACCCCGAAGAAGCCGAACTCGGCGATGCGCAAGGTCGCTCGTGTGAAGCTCCGCAACGGCACCGAGGTCACCGCCTACATCCCCGGTGAGGGCCACAACCTGCAGGAGCACTCGCTGGTGCTCGTCCGCGGTGGTCGTGTGAAGGACCTCCCCGGTGTGCGTTACAAGATCGTCCGCGGCGCCCTGGACACCCAGGCAGTCAAGAACCGTAAGCAGGCTCGTTCCCGCTACGGCGCGAAGAAGGGTTGA
- the rpsG gene encoding 30S ribosomal protein S7, translating into MPRKGPAPKRPVVNDPVYGAPIVTSLVNKILVDGKKSLAESIVYGALRGVEAKNGQDAVATLKKALDNVRPTLEVRSRRVGGSTYQVPVEVKPHRANTLALRWLVSYAKGRREKTMTERLQNEILDASNGLGAAVKRREDTHKMAESNRAFAHYRW; encoded by the coding sequence ATGCCTCGTAAGGGTCCCGCCCCCAAGCGCCCCGTCGTCAACGACCCCGTATACGGCGCGCCGATCGTCACCTCGCTGGTGAACAAGATCCTCGTCGACGGCAAGAAGTCGCTGGCCGAGTCGATCGTCTACGGTGCCCTCCGCGGTGTCGAGGCGAAGAACGGTCAGGATGCCGTCGCCACCCTCAAGAAGGCGCTCGACAACGTGCGCCCCACCCTTGAGGTCCGCAGCCGCCGCGTCGGTGGCTCGACCTACCAGGTGCCGGTCGAGGTCAAGCCTCACCGCGCCAACACGCTCGCCCTGCGCTGGCTCGTCAGCTACGCCAAGGGCCGTCGCGAGAAGACCATGACCGAGCGCCTCCAGAACGAGATCCTGGATGCCTCGAACGGCCTGGGCGCTGCAGTCAAGCGCCGTGAGGACACTCACAAGATGGCCGAGTCGAACCGCGCGTTCGCACACTACCGCTGGTAA